ATTGTGACATTTCACTTACTTATCATCGCTTTAATGATATAATGAAATGCCATTATTGTGGGTTTGAAGAGGGAATGCCTTCCGTTTGCCCTGAATGTGAAAGTGAACATATAAGATTCTTCGGTACGGGCACTCAAAAGGTTGAAGAAGAGTTGGCAAAAATTCTCCCTGAAGCACGGGTCATACGAATGGATGTCGATACGACGAGCAAGAAAGGTTCACATGAGCGGTTGCTGAATGCCTTTGGTGAAGGGAAGGCAGATATATTGCTTGGCACCCAAATGATAGCCAAGGGCCTTGATTTTCCTAATATCACTCTTGTTGGAGTCCTATCAGCTGATACGATGCTGCATCTGCCTGATTTCCGTTCTTCTGAAAAGACATTCCAGCTGCTGACACAGGTAAGTGGAAGGGCGGGACGTCATCAGCTTCCGGGAGAAGTGGTCATACAAACGTATACGCCTGAGCACTACAGCATCGAGCTTTCAGCCTTACAGGATTTTGATGCTTTTTATGAACGGGAGATGCATCTAAGGAGGCAAAGTCATTACCCTCCCTATTATTATGTTGTCCTTATAACCGTTTCACATGAAGACTTAATGAAGACGGTAAGTGTTACTGAAAAAATCACCAATTATTTAGGCTCACGATTGAATCGGGATTCTATCGTACTGGGTCCGGTTGCTTCGCCCATTAGTCGAATCAACAATAGATATCGCTATCAATGTCTGATAAAATACAAACGAGAGCCGGACCTTAATCAGCATCTACGCACACTTTTGGAGCATTACCAAAAAGAAACCGCTCAAAATCATCTGCAGATTTCAATAGATTTAAATCCACAGATCATGATGTAATTGTTTGAGAGATGGATGATTACCGCGAGCTGCTGCAGCTTGCGTTTTTATAATGAAGTGTTGTTTTTCATATCTAGGAGGGTACCTTTAATTTTGGCTATTTTACCGATTGTCTTGTTTCCTGAAAAAATTTTACAACAAAAATGCGATAAAGTAACAAGTTTTGATAAAAAGTTGGCAAAGCTGTTAAATAATATGTATGAAACGATGGTGGAGGCGGATGGCGTTGGACTTGCAGCACCTCAGGTTGGCGTGAAAAAGCAAGTGGCCGTCGTTGAAATAGAAGAAGGATCAGGTGCTATCGAATTGATTAATCCGGAAGTGCTGGAAGTGGAAGGCGAACAGACGGGTGTTGAAGGATGCTTGAGCTTCCCGAGTTTATATGGCGAAGTATCGCGTCCATACCGCGTCAAAGTCCGGGCACAAGACCGAAAAGGATCTTTTTTCGAGATAGCAGCGGAAGATTTCCTCGCGAGGGCCCTTCAGCATGAAATTGATCATCTGCAAGGCGTTTTATTTACAAGTAAGGTCTCCCGGTATATTTCGGAAGAAGAGTTAGAAAGGTTTGGGGAAGAATGACAAAAATTATATTTATGGGTACGCCGGACTTTTCAGTGCCGGTATTGAGAAGAATCATTGATGAAGGGTATGATGTGATCGCTGTGGTCACGCAGCCCGATCGTCCAGTAGGCCGCAAAAAGGTACTGACGCCGCCGCCAGTTAAGGTCGAAGCCGAAAAGCAGGGGATTCCCGTTTATCAGCCCGAAAAAATCCGAGAAAAAGAAGAACTTGAAAAAATCATTGCATTGAATCCTGACTTAGTGGTGACGGCGGCTTTCGGTCAAATCCTTCCGAATGAATTGCTGGATGCCCCTAAGTACGGATGTATTAATGTACATGCCTCCCTGCTTCCTGAACTGCGTGGAGGGGCGCCAATTCACTATTCCATCTTACAAGGGAAAGAAAAGACGGGAATAACCATCATGTATATGGCGGAAAAATTGGATGCCGGTGATATATTGACCCAGGCGGAAGTGATTATAGAGGAAGAAGACAATGTAGGATCACTGCATGATAAATTAAGCAAGATAGGGTCGGATTTACTTGCAGAGACGCTTCCGAAACTTATAAATCAGGAGCTGCAGGCGATCAAGCAGGATGAGGCAAAAGCGTCTTTTGCGCCTAACATAAAACGGTCTGAGGAAAAAATCGACTGGTCGAAATCAGGGGAAGACATCTATAACCATGTACGTGGCCTGAATCCTTGGCCTGTTGCTTATACAACCTTAGACGGGGCCATTTTGAAAATTTGGCAGGTGAAGAAACTTGCAGATGGCAATCAGGCAGTGCCAGGCACGGTCATTGATGTACAAAGTGATGGTTTCATCGTTTCGACAGGCAATGAGACGGCAATACTAGTTACAGAACTGCAGCCTTCAGGGAAGAAAAAAATGCCGGCGAAAGATTATTTGCGCGGAGCCGGATCGTTCATTAAAGCAGGCATGAAGTTAGGAGAACAAAATGAAGCAAACTAAAAAGGGAGTGCGTGAAATCGCTCTCGATATCTTGGAATCTGTAGAGAAAAACCAATCCTACAGTAACCTATTATTGAACAATTTGATTAAAAAGCACCAGTTATCCGCCGTGGATAGCGGACTGCTTACAGAAATAAGCTACGGTACCATACAGCGGAAGATGACTTTGGATTATTATTTGAACCCATATATTAAACAACCGAAAAAAACGCAAAGCTGGGTCATCAATTTACTTAGACTTTCCGTTTACCAAATGGTCTATTTAGATAAAGTGCCTGATCATGCAATCATTTTCGAGGCCGTCGAAATTTCCAAAAAGCGCGGGCATAAAGGTACATCTTCGATGGTAAATGGTGTACTTCGTAATATTCAAAGAAATGGTGTTCCTTCTTTAGGTGATATTAAAGATGATCTGGAACGGCTTTCCATAGAAGTAAGTCACCCAATTTGGTTGGTCAAGCGTTGGGTAGAGCAATTTGGTTATGAAAAAACCAAGGAAATGTGTGAGATCAACTTAACTGCGCCTTTACAGACGGGACGGGTTAATTTAAAGAAGATTTCACGCCGTGAACTGATCAGCATATTAACGGAAGAAGGATATGATGTTGAGGCAAGTGAAGTCGTTCCCGAAGCAATCGTCAGCTATAAAGGGAATCTTGCTCATTCAGAAAGCTACAAATTAGGGTATTTATCGATTCAGGACGAGAGTTCAATGCTTGTAGCCCATGCATTAGGTGCGAATGAAAATGATGCTGTACTCGATTGCTGTGCTGCACCTGGAGGGAAAACGACACATATCGCAGAAGGCTTGACCACTGGACAAGTATATGCGCTCGACCTTCATGAGCATAAGGTCAAGCTCATTAAAGAACAGGCTGAGCGCCTAAAACTCAGAAACAATATTAAAACAATGGCCCTTGATAGCAGGAAAGTGCAAGAACACTTTAATAAAGAAGGGTTTGACAGGGTGCTGATCGATGCACCATGTTCCGGGTTGGGAGTCATGCGCCGGAAGCCTGATGTAAAGTACACTAAAACAAAAGATGATATAATGAAACTCTCAAGTATACAAATACAATTATTGGAATCGGCTGCCCCGCTTGTTAAGCAAGGCGGACGGTTAGTATATAGTACCTGTACGGTGGATAAAGAAGAAAATGACAAAGTCGCTGCAGCATTTTTGGAAAGCCATCCGGATTTTGAAAGCGATGCAACCTTGTCCACAAGAATGCCTGAAAGCGTTCAGCCATTTATCGAGGGTCATACGCTGCAAGTTTTTCCGCAATATTTTAGCAGTGACGGGTTCTTTATTGCGAGTTTTAGAAAGAAGGTGCTGTAATGGCAGAAATCACTAAATCATCTAGAGTAAGAAAAGACACGACACCAGAAAAACCATCGATCTACTCATTAGAGCTTCACCAAATTAAAGAATGGCTTGTTCAAAATGGAGAGAAGGCATTCCGGGCCGATCAAATATATGACTGGCTTTATAAAAAGCGTGTCTCCAGTTTTGAAGGTATGTCCAACCTTTCGAAAACATTACGGGATAAGCTTGAATCACAATTCACCTTCACCACATTGAAGACTTTGATTCAGCAAACGTCCAATGACGGAACGATGAAGTTTTTATTTGAACTCCATGATGGATATTCGATTGAAACAGTGCTGATGCGCCATGAATACGGAAACTCCATTTGCGTGACAACGCAGGTAGGATGTAGAATTGGCTGTACATTCTGTGCATCGACATTAGGCGGTTTAAAGCGTAATCTTGAATCAGGGGAAATTGTTGCCCAGGTCGTTAAAGTTCAGCAAGCACTTGACGAATCGGAAGAACGTGTTAGTTCTGTCGTTATCATGGGAATCGGTGAACCGTTTGATAACTACGATAATATGATGTCATTCTTGAAGAATATAAACCATGAAAAAGGCTTGAACATCGGGGCGCGTCATATTACCGTTTCCACAAGTGGAATCATTCCTAAAATCTATAAGTTTGCCGAAGAAAGCATGCAAATAAACTTTGCTGTTTCCCTTCATGCACCGAATACGGAATTAAGAAGTAAATTGATGCCAATCAATAAGGCCTACAAACTTCCAGACTTGATTGAAGCCATCAAATACTATACAGAAAAAACAGGTCGCCGTGTAAGTTTTGAATATGGTCTATTCGGTGGCGAAAATGATTCAGTGGAGCACGCAGAAGAATTAGCAAGTTTAATAAAAGGGATAAAATGCCATGTTAACTTAATACCGGTTAACTATGTACCTGAACGCAACTATGTACGTACACCTCGGGACCAAATTTTTGAGTTTGAAAAAACATTGAAGAAGCGCGGCATTAATGTAACGATCCGAAGGGAACAAGGCAGTGATATTGACGCAGCCTGCGGCCAGCTTCGGGCCAAGGAGCGCAAAGAAGAGACGAGGTGACCCTATGAGGGCAATATTTAAGACAGACCGTGGAAAAGTCCGCCAGCATAATGAAGATAATGGCGGAATCTTTAAGAACTCGGAAGGCGTTCGCCTTGCCATCGTTGCAGATGGCATGGGCGGCCACCGTGCCGGGGATGTAGCCAGTGCAATGACGATAGACCTTCTGAAAAAGGGCTGGGAAGCATCTACAGGTATCGAAACGGCAAATGATGCCGAGGATTGGCTGAAGCAGCAAATCGTTCTGGTCAATCAGTTGCTTTTTGAACATGCTGAAGCGAATACGGAATGTAAGGGCATGGGGACCACCATTGTTGCAGCCATTTGCACCGACAAGTTTGCTACCATTGCCAACATCGGGGACAGCCGATGTTATTTGTATAATGAGAGCGGCTTTAAGCAGGTCACGGAAGATCATTCACTTGTTAATGAATTGGTCCGTTCCGGGCAGATTTCAAAGGAAGATGCCGAAAACCACCCACGGAAAAATGTTTTATTACGAGCCCTGGGAACAGAAATGCAAGTGGAAATGGACGTTATGACTGTCATTTTCGAAGAAAATGATTTACTATTGCTTTGTTCGGATGGATTGACGAACAAAGTGAGTGAACAGGAACTGGAAGATACCATAACCAATGGACAGTCACTTGAAGAAAAGGCGATTTCATTAATAGATAAGGCCAATCACTACGGTGGGGAAGATAATATCACCCTTGTGCTTGTTCAATTTACTGAAGAAAGTGAAAGCAGGTGAATTGAATGTTGATTGGTAGAAGAATCAACGGCCGTTATAAACTGATCGAGATGGTCGGTGGCGGCGGTATGGCAAATGTTTACCTTGCAAGGGATATGATCTTGGATAGGGACGTTGCATTGAAAATCCTTCGCATGGATTTTAATAATGACGAAGAGTTCATCAAGCGCTTCAATCGGGAAGCCCAATCGGCAACCAGTTTGGCCCATCCCAATATCGTAAGTATTTATGATGTTGGTGAAGAAGATTCAATCTATTATATTGTAATGGAATACGTGGACGGTTTTACACTAAAGCAATACATACAAAAATATTATCCAATTCCAGTTGATGAAGCCCTGGATATCATGAAGCAAATCACGGCAGCGATTTCCCATGCCCATCATAATGGGATCATCCATCGTGACATCAAGCCACAGAACATTTTGATTGATAAAGAAGGAACCGTCAAGATTACGGACTTCGGCATTGCATTGGCACTAAGTGCAACAAACATAACGCAGACCAACGCAGTCTTGGGCTCGGTTCATTACTTATCCCCGGAACAGGCCAGAGGCGGTATGGCCAATAAGAAATCCGACATTTATTCACTGGGTATCGTCATGTTTGAATTGTTGACGGGGAGATTGCCTTTTTCGGGTGAATCAGCCGTTTCGATAGCTCTTAAACACTTACAATCGGAAACTCCTTCGCCAAAACGCTGGAACTCTGAAATACCTCAGAGTGTGGAAAATATTATCTTGAAAGCGACAGCCAAAGATTCATATTACCGCTATGATAGCGTGGATTCAATGGAAGATGACATGCGGACTTCGCTTAATCCTGAGCGTTCAAATGAACTGCCTTTTGCCATTCCTGAAGATCATGATGCAACGAAAGCCATCCCCGTCATAACGGATGATCAGATTTCAAGCGTCGATGAGACAATCATAAGGGGTCCGGAAAAAAATACATTGGTCTATGCGGACGATGAAGAAAGTGAATCAGAAGCAGAGAGTAAATCGAAAACGAAACCGAAAAAACAAAAGAAACAGAAAAAACAAAAAATCAAGTCGGAACATAAAGGTAAAAAACGAAAGAACATCCCTGCGATCTTGGTGACCACCTTTTTAGTTCTCGCACTGCTTGCTGTTTTATCTGTCACTGTTTTACCTCCCCTCCTTGTTTCGAAGGAAGTGACGATCCCGGACCTCAAAGGGGAAGAATTGGATGATGCCATTACTGAATTGCTTGAATTGGATTTGAAAATTGGAGAAACGATCGAGATCGAAGATGAAGAGGTTGAAGCTGGTCTTGTAATCAAAACCAATCCTAAAGAAGGTAAGACAGTCAAGGAAGGTGCAGTGATCGATATTTATCAAAGCATTGGTAAAGAGACGATTTCATTGTCCAGTTATGAAGGTCGAGACTATTCTGATGTTAAATCCCTGCTTGAAAAAATGGGATTCAAAAACATAAGCGTGACCGAAAAATATGATGACAGTGCTGCCGGCACGATCATAGAACAATCGCCTTCGGGGGCCACTGAGGTCGTACCATCCGAAACGGAGCTTGAGCTAACGGTCAGCAAAGGGGCAGATCTGCTGAGCTTGAAGAACTTAACAGGGTTCAATGAAGCAGGCCTTAATGATTATTCCAA
This sequence is a window from Brevibacillus sp. JNUCC-41. Protein-coding genes within it:
- the rlmN gene encoding 23S rRNA (adenine(2503)-C(2))-methyltransferase RlmN, producing MAEITKSSRVRKDTTPEKPSIYSLELHQIKEWLVQNGEKAFRADQIYDWLYKKRVSSFEGMSNLSKTLRDKLESQFTFTTLKTLIQQTSNDGTMKFLFELHDGYSIETVLMRHEYGNSICVTTQVGCRIGCTFCASTLGGLKRNLESGEIVAQVVKVQQALDESEERVSSVVIMGIGEPFDNYDNMMSFLKNINHEKGLNIGARHITVSTSGIIPKIYKFAEESMQINFAVSLHAPNTELRSKLMPINKAYKLPDLIEAIKYYTEKTGRRVSFEYGLFGGENDSVEHAEELASLIKGIKCHVNLIPVNYVPERNYVRTPRDQIFEFEKTLKKRGINVTIRREQGSDIDAACGQLRAKERKEETR
- a CDS encoding Stp1/IreP family PP2C-type Ser/Thr phosphatase, which codes for MRAIFKTDRGKVRQHNEDNGGIFKNSEGVRLAIVADGMGGHRAGDVASAMTIDLLKKGWEASTGIETANDAEDWLKQQIVLVNQLLFEHAEANTECKGMGTTIVAAICTDKFATIANIGDSRCYLYNESGFKQVTEDHSLVNELVRSGQISKEDAENHPRKNVLLRALGTEMQVEMDVMTVIFEENDLLLLCSDGLTNKVSEQELEDTITNGQSLEEKAISLIDKANHYGGEDNITLVLVQFTEESESR
- the fmt gene encoding methionyl-tRNA formyltransferase, whose translation is MTKIIFMGTPDFSVPVLRRIIDEGYDVIAVVTQPDRPVGRKKVLTPPPVKVEAEKQGIPVYQPEKIREKEELEKIIALNPDLVVTAAFGQILPNELLDAPKYGCINVHASLLPELRGGAPIHYSILQGKEKTGITIMYMAEKLDAGDILTQAEVIIEEEDNVGSLHDKLSKIGSDLLAETLPKLINQELQAIKQDEAKASFAPNIKRSEEKIDWSKSGEDIYNHVRGLNPWPVAYTTLDGAILKIWQVKKLADGNQAVPGTVIDVQSDGFIVSTGNETAILVTELQPSGKKKMPAKDYLRGAGSFIKAGMKLGEQNEAN
- the rsmB gene encoding 16S rRNA (cytosine(967)-C(5))-methyltransferase RsmB, translated to MKQTKKGVREIALDILESVEKNQSYSNLLLNNLIKKHQLSAVDSGLLTEISYGTIQRKMTLDYYLNPYIKQPKKTQSWVINLLRLSVYQMVYLDKVPDHAIIFEAVEISKKRGHKGTSSMVNGVLRNIQRNGVPSLGDIKDDLERLSIEVSHPIWLVKRWVEQFGYEKTKEMCEINLTAPLQTGRVNLKKISRRELISILTEEGYDVEASEVVPEAIVSYKGNLAHSESYKLGYLSIQDESSMLVAHALGANENDAVLDCCAAPGGKTTHIAEGLTTGQVYALDLHEHKVKLIKEQAERLKLRNNIKTMALDSRKVQEHFNKEGFDRVLIDAPCSGLGVMRRKPDVKYTKTKDDIMKLSSIQIQLLESAAPLVKQGGRLVYSTCTVDKEENDKVAAAFLESHPDFESDATLSTRMPESVQPFIEGHTLQVFPQYFSSDGFFIASFRKKVL
- the pknB gene encoding Stk1 family PASTA domain-containing Ser/Thr kinase, giving the protein MLIGRRINGRYKLIEMVGGGGMANVYLARDMILDRDVALKILRMDFNNDEEFIKRFNREAQSATSLAHPNIVSIYDVGEEDSIYYIVMEYVDGFTLKQYIQKYYPIPVDEALDIMKQITAAISHAHHNGIIHRDIKPQNILIDKEGTVKITDFGIALALSATNITQTNAVLGSVHYLSPEQARGGMANKKSDIYSLGIVMFELLTGRLPFSGESAVSIALKHLQSETPSPKRWNSEIPQSVENIILKATAKDSYYRYDSVDSMEDDMRTSLNPERSNELPFAIPEDHDATKAIPVITDDQISSVDETIIRGPEKNTLVYADDEESESEAESKSKTKPKKQKKQKKQKIKSEHKGKKRKNIPAILVTTFLVLALLAVLSVTVLPPLLVSKEVTIPDLKGEELDDAITELLELDLKIGETIEIEDEEVEAGLVIKTNPKEGKTVKEGAVIDIYQSIGKETISLSSYEGRDYSDVKSLLEKMGFKNISVTEKYDDSAAGTIIEQSPSGATEVVPSETELELTVSKGADLLSLKNLTGFNEAGLNDYSNESGIKIDVEEEIYDDSVAEGLVISQSPEPATKVEKGSTVKVVISKGKEEIPPKSVTEEIKIEYDPVEPGKTQKIQIFIEDINNSMTEPQETFFILDDAKRTIELMVSPDKKAGYKVMRDNQVIIDESVSYPE
- the def gene encoding peptide deformylase: MAILPIVLFPEKILQQKCDKVTSFDKKLAKLLNNMYETMVEADGVGLAAPQVGVKKQVAVVEIEEGSGAIELINPEVLEVEGEQTGVEGCLSFPSLYGEVSRPYRVKVRAQDRKGSFFEIAAEDFLARALQHEIDHLQGVLFTSKVSRYISEEELERFGEE